Proteins from a single region of Stutzerimonas stutzeri:
- the fadB gene encoding fatty acid oxidation complex subunit alpha FadB produces the protein MIYEGKAITVKALESGIVELNFDLKGESVNKFNRLTLNDLRQAVDAIKADASVKGVIVTSGKDVFIVGADITEFVDNFKMADEELVAGNLEANKIFSDFEDLGVPTVAAINGIALGGGFEMCMAADYRVMSTAAKVGLPEVKLGIYPGFGGTVRLPRLIGVDNAVEWIASGKENRAEDALKVHAVDAVVAPEKLQAAALDLVKRAISGELDYKAKRQPKLDKLKLNAIEQMMAFETSKAFVAGQAGPNYPAPVEAIKTIQKAANFTRDKAIEVEAAGFVKLAKTSVAQSLVGLFLSDQELKKKAKAYDKQARDVKLAAVLGAGIMGGGIAYQSAVKGTPILMKDIREEGIQMGLDEASKLLGKRVEKGRLTADKMAQALNAIRPTMSYGDFGNVDIVVEAVVENPKVKHAVLAEVEGHVREDAIIASNTSTISINYLAQALKRPENFCGMHFFNPVHMMPLVEVIRGEKTSEVAIATTVAYAKKMGKSPVVVNDCPGFLVNRVLFPYFGGFARAIAHGVDFVRADKVMEKFGWPMGPAYLMDVVGMDTGHHGRDVMAEGFPDRMKDDTRTAVDVMYEANRLGQKNGKGFYAYEMDKKGKPKKVVDAQAYELLKPIVAETRELSDEDIINYMMIPLCLETVRCLEDGIVETAAEADMGLIYGIGFPPFRGGALRYIDSIGVAEFVAMADKYADLGPLYHPTAKLREMAANGQRFYG, from the coding sequence ATGATTTACGAAGGTAAAGCCATCACGGTTAAGGCTCTTGAGAGCGGCATCGTCGAATTGAATTTCGACCTCAAGGGTGAGTCCGTCAACAAGTTCAATCGCCTCACTCTCAACGATCTGCGCCAGGCCGTCGATGCCATCAAGGCTGACGCGTCGGTGAAAGGCGTCATCGTTACCAGCGGCAAGGACGTATTCATCGTCGGCGCCGACATCACCGAATTCGTCGACAACTTCAAGATGGCCGACGAGGAACTGGTCGCCGGCAACCTCGAAGCGAACAAGATCTTCAGCGATTTCGAAGACCTGGGCGTACCCACCGTGGCCGCTATCAACGGCATCGCCCTGGGTGGCGGTTTCGAGATGTGCATGGCTGCCGACTATCGCGTCATGTCCACCGCCGCCAAGGTCGGTCTGCCGGAAGTGAAGCTGGGCATCTACCCGGGCTTCGGCGGCACCGTGCGCCTGCCGCGTCTGATCGGTGTGGATAACGCCGTCGAGTGGATCGCATCCGGCAAGGAAAACCGCGCCGAAGACGCGCTCAAGGTTCATGCAGTCGATGCCGTGGTCGCTCCGGAGAAGCTGCAGGCCGCTGCACTGGATCTGGTCAAGCGCGCCATTTCCGGCGAGCTGGACTACAAGGCCAAGCGTCAGCCGAAGCTGGACAAGCTCAAGCTCAACGCCATCGAGCAGATGATGGCTTTCGAAACCAGCAAGGCCTTCGTTGCTGGCCAGGCCGGCCCGAACTATCCGGCCCCGGTCGAAGCCATCAAGACCATCCAGAAAGCCGCCAACTTCACCCGTGACAAGGCCATCGAAGTCGAGGCCGCCGGCTTCGTCAAACTGGCCAAGACCTCGGTTGCACAGAGCCTGGTCGGCCTGTTCCTCAGCGATCAGGAGCTGAAGAAGAAAGCCAAGGCCTACGACAAGCAGGCGCGTGACGTGAAACTGGCTGCCGTACTCGGCGCTGGCATCATGGGTGGCGGCATCGCCTACCAGTCGGCCGTCAAGGGCACGCCGATCCTGATGAAGGATATCCGTGAAGAGGGTATCCAGATGGGTCTGGACGAGGCCTCCAAGCTGCTCGGCAAGCGTGTTGAAAAAGGTCGTCTGACCGCTGACAAGATGGCTCAGGCGCTCAACGCGATCCGCCCGACCATGTCCTACGGCGATTTCGGCAACGTCGACATCGTCGTCGAAGCCGTGGTCGAGAACCCGAAGGTCAAGCACGCCGTGCTGGCTGAGGTGGAAGGGCACGTTCGCGAAGACGCGATCATCGCCTCCAACACCTCGACGATCTCCATCAATTACCTGGCCCAGGCGCTCAAGCGTCCGGAAAACTTCTGCGGCATGCACTTCTTCAACCCGGTACACATGATGCCGCTGGTGGAAGTGATCCGTGGCGAGAAGACCAGCGAAGTGGCTATTGCTACCACCGTCGCCTACGCCAAGAAGATGGGCAAGAGTCCGGTCGTGGTCAACGATTGCCCGGGCTTCCTGGTCAACCGCGTGCTGTTCCCGTACTTCGGCGGCTTCGCCCGCGCCATCGCCCACGGTGTCGACTTCGTTCGCGCTGATAAGGTGATGGAGAAGTTCGGCTGGCCCATGGGTCCGGCTTATCTGATGGATGTCGTCGGCATGGACACCGGCCACCACGGCCGTGACGTGATGGCTGAAGGCTTCCCGGATCGCATGAAGGACGACACCCGCACGGCTGTCGACGTCATGTACGAGGCCAACCGTCTCGGCCAGAAGAACGGCAAGGGCTTCTACGCCTACGAGATGGACAAGAAGGGCAAGCCGAAGAAGGTCGTCGATGCCCAGGCCTACGAGCTGCTCAAGCCGATCGTTGCCGAGACTCGCGAGCTGTCCGACGAGGACATCATCAACTACATGATGATCCCTCTGTGCCTGGAAACCGTGCGCTGCCTGGAAGACGGCATCGTCGAGACCGCTGCCGAAGCTGACATGGGCCTGATCTATGGCATTGGCTTCCCACCCTTCCGTGGTGGTGCGCTGCGCTACATCGATTCGATCGGCGTCGCCGAGTTCGTCGCGATGGCCGACAAGTACGCCGACCTGGGCCCGCTGTACCACCCGACCGCGAAGCTGCGTGAGATGGCTGCCAACGGCCAGCGCTTCTACGGTTAA
- the fadA gene encoding acetyl-CoA C-acyltransferase FadA — MSLNPRDAVIVDFGRTPMGRSKGGMHRNTRAETMSAHLIDGVLARNPKIDPAEVEDVIWGCVNQTLEQGWNIARMASLMTRIPHTSAGQTVSRLCGSSMSALHTAVQAIQTNNGDVFVIGGVEHMGHVSMMHGVDPNPQLSLYAAKASGMMGLTAEMLGKMHGITREQQDAFGERSHRLAHKATLEGNFKDEIIPMEGYDEDGFLKVFDYDETIRPDTTLESLAALKPAFNPKGGTVTAGTSSQITDGASCMIVMSAQRAKDLGIQPLAVVRAMALAGVDPAIMGYGPVPSTQKVLKRAGLTMDDISHVELNEAFAAQALPVLKDLKLLDKMEEKVNLHGGAIALGHPFGCSGARISGTLLNVMKQNNGTIGIATMCIGLGQGISTVFERV, encoded by the coding sequence ATGAGCCTGAATCCAAGAGATGCAGTCATCGTCGACTTCGGTCGCACCCCGATGGGGCGCTCCAAGGGCGGCATGCACCGTAATACCCGCGCTGAAACCATGTCCGCACACCTGATCGACGGCGTGCTGGCGCGCAACCCGAAGATCGACCCGGCCGAAGTCGAGGACGTGATCTGGGGCTGCGTGAACCAGACCCTCGAGCAGGGCTGGAACATCGCCCGCATGGCTTCGCTGATGACGCGTATCCCGCACACCAGCGCCGGCCAGACCGTGAGCCGTCTGTGCGGTTCGTCCATGAGCGCCCTGCACACTGCCGTGCAGGCCATCCAGACCAACAACGGTGACGTGTTCGTCATCGGTGGTGTGGAGCACATGGGCCACGTCAGCATGATGCACGGTGTCGACCCGAACCCGCAGCTGTCGCTGTACGCCGCGAAAGCGTCCGGCATGATGGGCCTGACTGCCGAAATGCTGGGCAAGATGCACGGCATCACCCGCGAGCAGCAGGATGCCTTTGGTGAGCGTTCGCACCGCCTGGCGCACAAGGCCACGCTGGAAGGCAACTTCAAGGATGAAATCATCCCGATGGAAGGCTATGACGAGGACGGCTTCCTCAAGGTCTTCGATTACGACGAAACCATCCGTCCGGACACCACCCTGGAAAGCCTGGCTGCGCTGAAGCCTGCGTTCAACCCGAAGGGCGGCACCGTGACTGCAGGTACTTCCTCGCAGATCACCGACGGCGCGTCCTGCATGATCGTCATGTCCGCCCAGCGCGCCAAGGATCTCGGCATCCAGCCGTTGGCCGTGGTTCGCGCCATGGCACTGGCTGGTGTCGATCCGGCAATCATGGGTTACGGCCCGGTGCCGTCCACCCAGAAGGTGCTCAAGCGCGCCGGTCTGACCATGGACGACATCAGCCACGTCGAGCTGAACGAAGCCTTCGCTGCACAGGCTCTGCCGGTGCTCAAGGACCTCAAGCTGCTCGACAAGATGGAAGAGAAGGTCAACCTGCATGGCGGCGCCATCGCCCTGGGTCACCCGTTCGGCTGCTCCGGTGCGCGTATCTCCGGCACCCTGCTGAACGTGATGAAGCAGAACAACGGTACGATCGGTATCGCCACCATGTGTATCGGTCTAGGCCAGGGGATCAGTACGGTCTTCGAACGCGTCTAA
- a CDS encoding DUF1653 domain-containing protein, producing the protein MQLQPGRYRHYKGPEYRVFAVARHSETEEFVVFYQALYGERGLWVRPLSMFSESVEVNGETVPRFALIEAEKSVFEG; encoded by the coding sequence ATGCAGTTGCAGCCGGGGCGTTATCGCCATTACAAGGGGCCGGAGTATCGCGTGTTCGCCGTTGCGCGGCACTCCGAGACCGAGGAGTTTGTGGTGTTCTACCAGGCGCTGTATGGGGAACGCGGACTTTGGGTGCGCCCGTTGTCGATGTTCAGCGAGAGCGTCGAAGTCAACGGCGAAACGGTCCCGCGTTTCGCATTGATCGAAGCCGAAAAGAGTGTTTTTGAAGGTTGA